The sequence below is a genomic window from Myxocyprinus asiaticus isolate MX2 ecotype Aquarium Trade chromosome 9, UBuf_Myxa_2, whole genome shotgun sequence.
CTGTAATTTTGGATAAGACCAATACGTTGCAAGTTACAATATTTTCTATTCGCTGCTTATCACCAAAATAATGACAACAGAACATGGATTAACAAAAGGGGTCTGGAGGACGTCTCCCCACTGAGAAATGCCCCATTTAAGAGCATAATGCATGTGCACAGCACGAGGGTTTAAGAAACAGAAAGAAACATTTAGGTGAAATAAGTTAAAACGCGAGTTGTACTACTAGGGCCTAGGTCTTATCACataaaaaacaatgtaacaaaTCAAATGCTGAAAACATTGGGAATCAAATTAGTATTAGCCTACCCTTTTTGACATCTTGTTTGATCAagatcaaaaaatgtttttttttttttcgttttgttCGTTTGCGGAGCCACCTTGTTCTTTCTGTATTAGGCCTAAATATCCACttgatgtttgtgttgttttgtaaGACTTGAAGAATTTTTTGTTACCACACTGTAAACTTCTTTTTAGCGTAAAAATAACTTTGTGAGTGCCTACCGATTGGAAATCCTGCTCAAAATTAGGCTACTTAGCGTTAAAACTCCATAGACACATTTCAATGGCCCAACAATGCACGAATAGCCTATGTTTTTAGAAAGCTGAAGTTCAAATTTCATTTTATGAGAGTAGGCTGGAAACCTTGCAGGATTCGATGTTAGACAGCGATGTTATCCGCTAATTGCCATGATAATTATTTGGTtatctttgtgtttatttcaccattGGTGCAATCAGTGGGCGGTTGGCCATATACTATGTTTcactgaaaatatataaataaaaaatataaaacatattgctctgaaaataataataataataataataataataataataataataattatggcgTGTGACCTATTGCAGCACTTTAAGTTTAGTCGAGGTGGGCCGCTATGCTGAATTTGTAGGGACGTGCCCTGTTTTAAGTCATTAATCAAATTGAAGCATGGGACGTCCCTCCAGTAGTGCAATGTGAATTGgccattttttacatcagtaaaaaaaaaaaaaaaaaagaagtaattaTGTTTGCAAATATTTTAGCATAACTGGAACTTCAGGTTTTGACATAATACTTTCATTTTACTCTTGTCTGCTTGGGAAGGCTATTTGTCAGGCACGCAACACATATCCTCTCTAGTAATGCACTTTTGGCAAAAATATCGTTGTGgaatgaaataaatgtaatttgggCTAAATCGCACATGTATGCGCACAGATTGATTATTAATAAAGGAAACCCCTTAATACTGAAAATCTTGCAATACTACTACTAgcttactaataataataatttgaaaataattatcTCTAAAATTCATGTAAGGCTTAATTAATGTTGGCAAACTTAATTATTTCAACAAAATTGTAGAACGGTCTCATGTCATTGATCAGACTATAAAGAAAGACACTGGAAATTTGTAGAACATTTTTCACAGTAAGTTCATCGCagttttttgtgtatgtgtgcgtgtgtgtgtgtgtgtgtgtgcgtgtattttATCAGCAGTGGATACGTCTGAGCACGTGGGTCAAAAGTCATGTGACAGCAGACTATTCAGTTTAGTGCAGATTATGTAGGCTAATTTGCCTGCTTGCTGAACTACTTACTACTCCATTCCCGGCCTCCTAAAGCAAACAGTCTCGTTTAATTTTTTGACCATGCacaattgcatacatttttgtaaatgtaaatacgATACTCGCTTTATGTGCCATGCTAACTCACAAAAAGAAAATCAGACGTAAAACTAAAAATCTACAATCTGTTTAATTATTAGGCTACAACTGGAAATTACTACTACAATGTGAGATTTAAACTATAAATATTCACACAGCAATCACGCACATGGGCTGAAACGAGTTCGAAAAGTGGCTCAcaatttttttgtacattttaattatgaATTATATTTAGCTAACTTCTCAATGACGGAGGTTCTTTCACTCGGGTTTTACAAAATCAGTCTGAATGTCAGGCTGCCATTCTTATTTTTGGGGACAAAGAGAGGGGATGCATACTTCTATAACATTGATTGAATTTAGTTGCTAAGCAACTAGTGTATGGGAAATCATCCGCGAAATTTAAATATTAGAGAGAGGGATTGTGCATTTTGCTGAATAGTCGTTTTGCTGAATAGACATCCCAAGAAAAAGCGCTGCTTTTCGCTAacttacaaaaagaaaaagaaaaaaaaaaaaaaaaaaaaaaacacaaaacagtcgTTTTATGAAGCCCTGCTCAGGACTGCTTTTCCCCAAAACCaccgtaagcctaagtagatcgtagaaatcACTGGCGCCAAcagtctctacgatcaacttaagcttgatgcctttgggaaacccagcccagGTCAGTTTCATCCCTAATATTTCACTTATATGATTAGCATTACCTTTATAACATAAAATCCAGATAATGACAAGCCTACACCTACTAAAACTTATGTCATGAATTATATTATAGGCCTTAACTAAATTTGTTAGAGTGTGGGGCAAAGGCAATCCGTTTTTGAACTCGGGTCTTTTCACTTATTTAAAATGCAGACCAGATAACTGATCAAACTTCTTAAAAAGACACTGACATGCAAAAGGACCATAAACACGTGTTTTTGTTTACTTGGTTATGTAGACAGCCAACGTCATATAGCCtattttaaaatggttattttagcGGGAacttcagatagatagatagatagatagatagatagatagacagacagacagacagacagacagacagacagatagatagatagatagatagatagatagatagatagatagatagatagatagatagatagatagatagattcacaaGATTATTAAATTTGTCTTGCTGTAGCCTATTCACGTCATAGCCTACAGTAAACATACAATCGAAAGGGTGTGTTAGGATTGCATTTAGAACGCCACAAAGTCCATCAAATTTTAACCATCATTAATAGGCCTATATCTTCCAAATGATGTTGTTTGGCCAAGTATTTCAAACAGCAAATCAATGTAgctatgaatatatatatatatgtccaacAAACACGATAATCGGATGGTAGCTATAGAAGGTATGTGGATTTGACAATTAGATTGAATAAAAGCGCGTGTCACTATGAACACTCCACCTCCAGCAGCGATACACTTTATTGTGCTTTCTCTCTTGAGAGTTACTGAACGTTGCCATCTCTACTTGTCACAGAGACACATTCATCTGTTTTCTACTAATAAAGTGGTTGTACACTGAACTAATCTACAGCAGTAACACTGTCTaatcgtattttttttttcttagaagaGATTGTAATACAGTCTAATAAAAACACTAAATCTTGAAACCCTTGTGGTTAAGGCATCTAAACAAGGCCTAAACGTTGCCATAAACacagatttctctctctctctctctctctctctctctctctctctctcctttttttgtGTGACAAATACTTTTAAAGGACTGTTGTATtttattcaaatatctcaaatatCTGTatattatgtgcattttgaaaacCGTTTGTTTTCGAGTAAATTAGAAAGAGCTACGAGCTTAGGCACAACACACAATTTTGTTTCATTCTAACAAATTTATTGTTCTCGATCATCTCTTACGGAATCACTACTGAAATTAAATGACAGTCAAATCATCACATCAAAATATACCCTTATTTCCTACTGTCAAAGTCAGCTCGTGTAGATTTGTGCTCTTTTAAAAATTAgaatacaaaattaaacaaaacaaataaggaCAACAACGAAAACATTTTACACAAGTCTGGGGGAAATAAATAACAGTTTGGAATAGTTCATATGTATCCcgaataaaatattaaaacaaagcattttaatgaaaaatattaagtaaataattCCGATCAGCATCTGATCTAATGAATCTATATTGCCGGCTTTACATAGTCTTGTTTATTAAAACCTACCAAAGAATACTGCTTGGAAATGGCAGCACATGAAATCATCCACAGCACCAGCTCTGGCCCACTTGGCAACGGATGCTCGCACAGAAGATTTTCAAAGAGCTGCAGCTGCGGAATATTCAGTCTTTTCAAAAGTCATCTTTGATTGAATTGTTTCCTCAAAATCCACGTAAGGTTCAGttctttacataaaaaataaaataaaaaaatgtaaagatgTGATCTTGGAGATCAGAAACCAAAGGcagtcttttgttgtttttgtaagGGATTGGAAGGCCAGAAAAAAAATCCATTCCATATTTTTTGGATAATATCAAACCATGCAGTCTTCTCTGCCAAGTTGGATGGAAGCTTCGTGGATGCCACTGTTCTTCTCATTGTTTCAGTTGAATTTCATCCCTTTGTTTGGGGTTTAATGTCCCGTAACAACATACACAATTGCCTGCGTCTTTTGCCTCTCTCAAACAAGGCGTTGGGGTTgcaggggggggggtattttgctgttcatttctaatttcttttattttccaGTTGTAGTTAATGCGCCAAAATTACCTGATGGAACGAACTTGTTGTTGTCACCCTCTGGTCGCCCGGTTCACTCGGCCCAGTTAAACTTGCATCTTTTAAGTAATCTACTAAAAAATGTCCCTGAAAGAAAAAGCAGACACAACCTTTTAGGTAAAGACATTTGAGGGCCTGGAAGAAGATTATCGGGCGATTTAGGGTTGGGAAGGAAGagggatgatttttttttcttgtaaaaaaaatatataacacatCTGCAGTCTCAATCATATTCCCTCACAATCACAGTATCAAAATGTTTTGCTATCTTGATGATAGTCTGTGTTTTATCAGATTAGTCTtacacataaaatattttttagtctTGTATGCTGTTTCTatgtctcactgaacattcgtttgcaGTCCATAGAAGGGGGCGGTGTATCTGCACTCACATTGCCGACCTGAGAATATACATCCTCCGGCGTCTGCGGCACTCCTGGGGGCGTCAtccttttctctttctgtcttcgaTTGCAAAACCAAACTCTGACCACTTCTTTCTCCAGCTGCAGGATGTCCGCTAGACTGGTTATCTCTTGGGCCGAAGGCTTGGGACATTTCAAAAAGTGACTCTCCAACGCACCTTTGACGCTCACTTCAATGGAGGTGCGCTTCTTGCGTTTCCTGCCTTGAGCCGCTATCTTGTCGATGCTGGTAGGACTGCCCGTGGAAGAGTCTGCCTCCTCCAGCCATTTGTTCAGCAGCGGCTTCAGCTTGCACATGTTCTTAAAGCTGAGTTGGAGAGCTTCAAAACGACAGATTGTAGTCTGTGAGAAGACGTTCCCGTACAAAGTGCCTAAAGCCAAGCCCACGTCTGCTTGAGTGAAGCCCAGTTTGATCCGGCGTTGTTTGAACTGCTTGGCGAAATGCTCTAAGTCGTCCGAGGTCGGTGTGTCCTCGTCGGAGTGCGGGTCATGGCTGTTCACTCCATGGTGTGCTTGCTGGTGATGTTGATGCTGGTggtgatggtggtggtggtggctgCTGTGATCAAGCTCCGGGGTGTCGCCACGCACTAGACTCGGGTGTACCAGGCTTTGACTGCCTGGTGGACTGAGCATGCCGTTGACCGTGAAGCCTCCAGGCTGCGAGTATATGAGGgactgctgctgctgttggctCCCGGTTATGGAGTTGATATGGGCAGCAGCTGTGGTACCCCAGGCTCCCGCATGTGTCTGGTGGGGACCTAAATGAGGGGGCCTGTGATGCAGCGCAGTCCCAGAGTGCAAATCGTCTCTCCCCGAATTATTTTTGACGTCCTGTTGATGTTGTGGGCTGCCTGTCATACCAACAGGACTAGAGGACCAATGCGATCCGGCTTCAGCAGCGGCCACTGCGGCAGCAGCAGCCGCTGCTGCAGCATGAGGCAAGGACGTCACCCACTGGTGAGCGTGGCTCAGCATATGTCCCCCGTTGCTCGCTGCCATTGCGCCCTGCATGAAATCACTTTGTACCATTTTAACTGCTGGGTCTCCTCTGTACCCACCGGACACCGAGGTTACCGCAGCACTGCCCTGCTGCATCCCACCTCCGGAGTCCGAGTGCACGATCGAGCCAGACGACAATATATTATTGCTGGGTAGATAAGGGTTGGAAGCCGCTGTGGCCATTCCGCTAACCTTAGGAAAATGTTTGCTGTTCACCCCCTCCCTTTTGCAGAAACTTTTTTAATGCAGGCAAATTATATCTCATGAATTATTCAAACTTTAAAAGTCTGGGTTGTGTTTTGGCAAACAGCATCAACAAAAAGCCAGGAGAAAAAATACTGTAGGCGAGAGGACAAAATCCGTCTCTTGAATAATTTGTGTATTCATATATTTTGAACATATGAATGATTAAAAGCGGTAAATTCCAGTGTTATGTCAGCGTTGAAAAGCCCTCGGAAGTCAAACAGTCCTtcaaactattttcttttttaaaaacagctgaaaataaagaAAAGGGGAAATAAAGGATTACAAATCTTTTTAAAAACTTTGCCTCCGCAAGAAAGTTCTGGTGCTTGAAGAAGTTGTAATTTGTCCTTAAAATATTAAGTCCAATCATATGTTCCGTTAGCGAGTGGAAAAATATTAAACGTGGTTCTTCCTCAATTCTTTTGTTATTTTGCCGCAGCGATTTTCACTTGCTCCGTccctttatttcttttcttttccagaATCTTTTATGGTGCTGTAAAGTCTATCTCTTTGTTCTGTTTTGATGTGTTTAAACCTGCCAAACCGCTCCAGTTGAAGTACAATCCAGTATTACAGCGCAAAGCAGAGTTGCATGCCTTCTTTCTCATTCGCTtgttcttccctctctctctctctctctctctctctctctctctctctctctctctctctctgacagttTGCTTAGCTTCGTCCCTCCCTCAGAGCTGGAGGACACACGAGTGTTTACCCTGTGCTGCGTACATCGTTCACGTCTTTCCCCTAAATGCGAGGAAGTCGGGTGTATGGCTCTCGTTGATTGGATAGTAGTGGCAAGATTGACAGGTCTGGAGAACTCGCTTCAGGCATTTAGACCCCCCTTCCGGCTATCCCAATTGGTTGCTTTTGAATTTAAACGAGTAAACCAAGATAAATGACTGAAAacactacaaaaaataaaataaaaataaaaacaaaaataaataaataaatgtgggaaTATAATAATATATCCCGAAATAAGTACGTATGGTTACAATTTCCCATAGTTTTGGTGAATTATTTGGTGCATTATTGACAAGACAGTTTGACTGTTATATTGGGCTTTTTCTCAGGGTCATAATAAAATAACTGCATAGTTCTATTACCAAGCCTTGAATTTAGATAACACTGATGAACAGTGACCTCGAACAATTACAACTGATCTGGTTGTAATTAAAATGTCGAAATAGTTATTTTGAAAAGCTCTACAAGCACTTGGGCTGTGTTTACAATGATTTCATTGTGACTGACAAAAGGTTCAAAATAGTGATTCTCTTACAGCTTGTCTGTTAGACATTTTTAACTAAACATTTTGCTAAGGCCggtctacatactgtatatcgacGTTATAACCATCGTATGTGCATGACGTTGGTCACTACTACGTTTTATGATACTTTGAAAACCTTGGCCTCTCAAGAGTTAACGAAATGACTACGAGATGCTCCCAAGCGGAAACAGAGAGTGCAAGGCAACTAAATTCCAACTAAGCAGTCCTTTTGGGGATTTGCAAGAAAGGACTGGCAATTTAACTTCCAATATTACCTAACGATAGGCCAAACATAATACATTTCGCGTTGGATTGTTTAGCTACATCCCTTTCAGACCCCCAGCATATGGATTCACCCAGAGATATAAATAAAAGTCAAAAGAGTGGCTGACATACGTTCCTCGGCTCCAGCAAACAAGAGAGGTGTCATACTTGGTGTCAATGGATCATTTCTCCTTTTCAGAGATTATTGCTAGAAACAATTACTCGTTACGTCCATCAAAGAAAATACGCAAAATATAGGCTACGTGTAATCCAAAGCACCGTTTCACACCAATTAATCCTAAATTAACTGTTACGGACATTTCATCGAGTAAGAGTGTATTGGGTATAATAACAACAACACTAAATCAGGTTTTGTAGAAAGCCCAAGAGAGGACTATAGGTCCCCATCCCTAAAGATTTAATTTGGATCAGACTCAAAAAACCGAGGGAACCTTGTGGATTTGTTTACAGTGAATGCCAAAGTAGGGCCACCGCCATGGGGCTGTCTATTCATTAATTTCCAGCCGATTTTGGTCTAAATTACTGCTATGCATTTCATACATCTCGCTTTCAAAGCGTCTCGTGCGGCCATAAGAAACGAGATAGCCAGAAAGGGATTCAATCACTCTGATAAGTCAGAGCAATTTTAAAACGTTCCAGCCTCCAACTTTTGAagttcagtgttttttttatcagaaaagtaggctgtttattatttatttgtttatgtaaCAAGGTCCCCGTGTTCCCTGCTGGGGagatcatttgttttctgtgcaaGTAGAGAGGGAAAAATCCCCAAGTATAACAAGAGACGAACAGTTAGTGCTGATTTTCATTTGCATAAATTTTCATATATTTTAGTGAAAATAATAGCGGTGGAGAGGAGAGCTCTGCTCAGTTGAGTCAGAGGGAAGAAAATCATAGGAAGGACCAAACGGAGGGAGAGGAGTCGGTCACTGATGGACAAACAATGTGGTATTTGAGACATTTTTCCAGTTATCATGGAATCTCACGGTAAGTGAACGTTGAATTAAATCAGTATTTCGACTGTGGCTGGGTTATAAACCTCTAATAACATGTATACTGTTCTATATTATAGCTAGCctatattaacaatatatattaaaCATACATATCTATTTTCGCCTATTTTCTCATATTTTTTACAActctatactgtatgtaaatacatatatagaatctttttttttttcccaatcttTTTTTTCGCGTAAAAATCAATGAGACTGTTTAGCTTTATAAATAGCGAGCAGACTGTTAAGCTGCTATTTTGTAGTGTATGTCCAGTGAAAAATGTGCAATCAATCAAATTCAAACAGGAGACCCTCGGTGGAATTCTCAGTGGAGTCGCGTACAAGTGGATATCAGGTCGTTTACATAAATCGATCTTATACTTCGATACCAAACTTTGATGAAACTTTGCTATGTAGGCTTCTGTCGGAGCGCGCGATGTATATAATTGGTTTGTGAATGACGGCAGGGATTTTAGTCGTTACTGAACAGTTGACTCCAGTGAGCGAAAGCTCTGCACACGCGGGGCAACTCAGCAGAAACTAATCTAGCTGACCATGACCAACAGCAATGAAAATATGCACGTGtctgattaaatattattaaatacaatCAGGCAATAATGCAAACATAATACACATAGGTAACAAAAATACAGACACAAAAGTATATTAAGATTtagaaatagaaagaaaaaaagcatttctgttcattcatacattcatacattctataacacacacacacacacacacacacacacatactattcACACATAACGAAAACTTATCTATCTCTCCCCTCACTATTTCTCATGGTTTAACTTTGTGTGCCCTCCCGGTCGAAGATGCCATCTATCTCGCAGCCCCACTAAGACCGTTTGTTTCATTCATGGGCAAAGCATTTCTGAATCCTTTCTCTCGGTTGCTATGGTGAGTGGAATAAAAGAGGGCATACTGGTCGCATTAAGCTATATGTTTGTGCACTGGAGTCGAGATGAAAGAGCCACAGTCAAGCCAAGACCATCTACCAACCACCGCTCAAATGTATATAGAAATACAATCGTCTGACAAAGGTATATAGGCTACATAAAATAACTGGCACGACCATAATTGTTAGATCCCACACTTACACGCTTGACGGTGACGTATAGGAGAGTAAGCTATTTTGTCACCAGCAGGTGTCGCACTTAGTCACGATGGTAGAAGAGTTAATGGTGAGTAATTGGGCTATTGTCCTTGATTATTGATTTATTCTTAATTTTGAAGAGAAGCATAGGGTACTGATATCGAAAACGGATTCCTGATGAAATGAATCGAAAAATCGCCTCAGTACAATTCTGTTATTTATAAGAGATGTATATCATTATTTCTCGAAGAAACAATGTAGACCAGCTGTTAACgcgaaatatttttaaaaatgagtcAATGCAGATTTCAAACTGATATTAATTTAGGCATACTAGGTAAGCCCTGTAAATCTGACTTTAACTGATTGTATTAAATTGGAGTTgcagtttttaaaaacattttttataaaagatTTCGACTTGAGAAGTTGATAAATATAGGCTAAAATAGATAACTTACGCTATATTTGGAATAAGCAGACAtttaagtgatatatatatatatatatatatatatatatatatatatatatatatatatatatatatatatataaaacaaaattaaaattggagaaaaaaataaataaataatgatcagAAATGCGTGATTATTTGATCACCCAGTTAAAGTTTTCAATTATCCAGGGACTTTTAAAATTACGGAATCCCactgaaaataattataattaaataggCCTATTTAAATTGGTTTgggatatttaaaaatacattattaaaacaattaatatttTGCTTTTGTTAAACGTAGCCGATCATTTAATGCAGCCTAATGTCTGATCTTTTCGAAGAAAAACAATTtatgtaaaatgaaaataatgctgAATTGTCATTAATTCAAGAAACAAACCTTTAAAGCGCTAAGCTCATGTCTGACAGCGTAAAATTGTAGGCCAGAGCTTTGGAGTCCCCACAAAGAGAGGATGAGACGTGCCATATTTTCTTTTAATTCCGgaagataaaatatttaaatggagTGGTACATGTGTAAATTGTTGTTAATATAAAAACGAGTtaaaatacttattattattattattattattattattattattattattattatttcaactgTTATCATGCAAATATCCTTTTCTTCAACAAAAATTGATTCTCAAACCAATGTCACTGTATTCCTTCAACATAGTCAGTCTTTCAGCAGTGGGCTTTCAGTTGTGGAATTTTGATTATTAAGCTAAAATGATGAACTCTGGCAAGATAATTTGTAAACTATCTAGGCTATTATTTGAAAACAGCAACAGCCGCGTGCTGTCTCCTTAAGGTAAATGTAAAATCGTTAGTGATAACAGGTAGAGAGTAAGAGTAACCGACTGGACGATTTCATAATTTCTGATTGCCAATGGTATTATTTTACATCCTTTCTCTATACATGGAAGCCCATTAAGTGCGTCACGTCGTTCCGCCTTGTTTATTCCACTGCTCCCCTGTGCATCATTTTCCGTAGCACCGGCCCAGGAGGCGC
It includes:
- the LOC127446621 gene encoding LOW QUALITY PROTEIN: POU domain, class 3, transcription factor 3-B-like (The sequence of the model RefSeq protein was modified relative to this genomic sequence to represent the inferred CDS: inserted 1 base in 1 codon), which produces MATAASNPYLPSNNILSSGSIVHSDSGGGMQQGSAAVTSVSGGYRGDPAVKMVQSDFMQGAMAASNGGHMLSHAHQWVTSLPHAAAAAAAAAVAAAEAGSHWSSSPVGMTGSPQHQQDVKNNSGRDDLHSGTALHHRPPHLGPHQTHAGAWGTTAAAHINSITGSQQQQQSLIYSQPGGFTVNGMLSPPGSQSLVHPSLVRGDTPELDHSSHHHHHHHQHQHHQQAHHGVNSHDPHSDEDTPTSDDLEHFAKQFKQRRIKLGFTQADVGLALGTLYGNVFSQTTICRFEALQLSFKNMCKLKPLLNKWLEEADSSTGSPTSIDKIAAQGRKRKKRTSIEVSVKGALESHFLKCPKPSAQEITSLADILQLEKEVVRVWFCNRRQKEKRMTPPGVPQTPEDVYSQVGNVSADTPPPXYGLQTNVQ